From the genome of Lotus japonicus ecotype B-129 chromosome 6, LjGifu_v1.2, one region includes:
- the LOC130721977 gene encoding putative receptor protein kinase ZmPK1, whose translation MEMASTIFQFPLLLFLLFLHVKHSSSFSLSVEKHQEDVIVSPNHTFTAGFYPVGENTYYFAIWFTQPPHQNLQNATVVWIANRDQPVNGKRSTLSLLKTGNVILTDAGYTTVWSTSTASLHPLELQLQETGNLVLQKQNDQNHVLWQSFDFPTNTLLPGQIFTKNTKLVSSRSETNHSSGFYNLFFDGDNLLRLLYDGPYVSSVYWPDPTLVSWEAGRSTYNSSRVAMLDHFGNFSSSDDFFLTTSDYGTVLQRRLTMDHDGNVRVYSRKDGKTEWFVSGQFHQQPCQIHGICGPNSLCSNNPIAGRKCSCLPGYSRISDEDWSQGCKPNFQFSCLSKTESRFLFLPGVDFYGYDYGFFRNYTYKQCEKLCLQLCKCTGFQYKKGDGVFKCYPKTQMLNGFTSPAFIGSIFLRLPKNINFSYENPEEDNNLVCSSNKGEQLKRLYVNGKENGSVKFMLRFASVFGGVEFMCFFLVWCFLIRKRKRFGGDTQGYVLAVATGFQRFNYSELKKATKGFSQEIGRGAGGIVYKGVLSDDRVAAIKVLHAANQGESEFLAEVSFIGRLNHMNLISMWGYCAEGKHRVLVYEYMDNGSLAENLSSNALALDWGKRYNIALGTARGLAYLHEECLEWILHCDIKPQNILLDFDYEPKVSDFGLCKLLQRNNLDNSSFSRIRGTRGYMAPEWVFNFPITSKVDVYSYGIVVLEMITGMSSMTGIQISNGVESHHERLVPWVREKRKNGTEGASWVEEIADPALETNYDMDEMEVLATVALECVAEEKDMRPSMRQVARRLQSHQRDS comes from the coding sequence ATGGAAATGGCTTCTACAATTTTCCAATtccctcttcttctctttttgcTTTTCCTGCATGTAAAACATTCTTCATCATTCTCCCTCTCAGTGGAGAAACACCAAGAAGATGTTATAGTCTCACCAAACCACACATTCACAGCAGGCTTCTACCCCGTAGGAGAAAACACATACTACTTCGCCATATGGTTCACCCAACCACCTCACCAAAACCTCCAAAACGCCACCGTCGTTTGGATTGCAAACCGTGACCAACCGGTGAACGGAAAACGCTCCACCCTCTCCCTTCTCAAAACCGGCAACGTCATCTTAACCGACGCCGGCTACACCACGGTTTGGTCCACAAGCACCGCCTCTCTCCACCCACTCGAGTTGCAACTGCAAGAAACCGGAAACCTTGTTCTTCAAAAGCAGAATGATCAAAATCATGTTCTGTGGCAGAGCTTTGATTTTCCAACAAACACTCTCCTTCCTGGTCAGATTTTCACGAAGAACACGAAGCTGGTTTCTTCAAGAAGTGAAACCAACCATTCCTCTGGATTCTACAACCTCTTCTTCGACGGCGATAATCTTCTCCGCCTTCTCTACGACGGCCCTTATGTTTCTAGTGTTTACTGGCCAGACCCCACGCTTGTGAGCTGGGAAGCTGGTAGATCCACGTACAATAGTAGCAGGGTTGCGATGCTAGATCACTTCGGAAACTTCAGTTCCTCTGATGATTTCTTTCTGACAACATCAGATTACGGAACAGTTCTCCAACGAAGACTTACAATGGACCATGATGGGAATGTTCGTGTTTACAGCCGCAAAGATGGAAAAACAGAGTGGTTTGTGTCAGGGCAGTTTCATCAACAACCTTGTCAGATTCATGGGATTTGTGGACCCAATAGTCTTTGCAGTAATAACCCAATTGCTGGAAGAAAATGCTCGTGTCTACCAGGGTATAGCAGGATCAGTGATGAAGATTGGTCTCAAGGTTGCAAaccaaattttcaattttcatgccTTAGCAAAACAGAGTCTCGCTTCCTGTTCTTACCCGGTGTTGATTTTTATGGATATGATTATGGTTTCTTCCGAAATTACACCTATAAGCAGTGTGAGAAGCTCTGCTTGCAATTGTGCAAATGCACAGGCTTCCAGTACAAGAAGGGGGATGGTGTGTTTAAGTGTTATCCCAAGACACAGATGTTGAATGGTTTTACTTCACCAGCTTTCATTGGATCAATCTTCTTGCGATTGCCCAAAAATATAAACTTTTCCTATGAGAATCCCGAGGAAGACAATAACTTGGTTTGCTCAAGTAATAAAGGAGAGCAATTGAAAAGATTGTACGTGAATGGCAAGGAAAATGGATCGGTGAAGTTCATGCTTCGGTTTGCGAGTGTCTTTGGAGGAGTTGAGTTTATGTGCTTCTTTCTGGTGTGGTGTTTCTTAATTAGGAAGAGAAAGAGGTTTGGTGGAGACACTCAAGGCTATGTTCTTGCAGTAGCAACAGGATTTCAGAGATTCAATTACTCTGAACTGAAAAAAGCTACAAAGGGTTTTAGCCAAGAGATTGGAAGAGGTGCTGGAGGAATTGTGTATAAGGGTGTGTTGTCAGATGATAGAGTTGCAGCGATAAAGGTGCTACATGCAGCGAACCAAGGAGAGAGTGAGTTTCTTGCTGAAGTGAGCTTCATTGGAAGGCTTAACCACATGAACTTAATTAGCATGTGGGGTTATTGCGCTGAGGGAAAGCATAGGGTTTTGGTGTATGAGTACATGGATAATGGTTCTTTAGCTGAGAATCTCTCATCAAATGCACTAGCACTTGATTGGGGTAAGAGGTATAACATTGCTCTAGGAACAGCAAGGGGTTTGGCCTACTTACATGAAGAATGCTTGGAGTGGATTTTGCATTGTGACATAAAGCCCCAAAACATACTTCTTGACTTTGATTACGAGCCCAAAGTCTCCGATTTTGGCTTATGTAAACTACTACAAAGGAACAATCTGGACAACTCAAGCTTCTCAAGGATAAGAGGAACAAGAGGCTACATGGCTCCAGAGTGGGTTTTTAACTTTCCCATCACTTCGAAGGTGGATGTTTATAGCTATGGAATTGTTGTCTTGGAGATGATAACTGGAATGAGTTCAATGACGGGTATCCAAATCTCAAATGGAGTAGAATCACATCACGAGAGGTTGGTACCGTGGGTGAGGGAGAAGAGGAAGAATGGAACAGAAGGGGCATCTTGGGTGGAAGAAATCGCCGACCCTGCATTGGAAACAAACTATGACATGGATGAAATGGAGGTTTTGGCAACGGTGGCTTTGGAATGTGTAGCAGAAGAGAAAGACATGAGACCCAGTATGAGACAAGTGGCTCGGAGGCTCCAGAGTCATCAACGTGATTCTTGA
- the LOC130723152 gene encoding zinc finger BED domain-containing protein RICESLEEPER 2-like, translating into MEQPNQNLPNIVPEQTIGGRGDQPINQPAVAIEAGGAEPARAEPALPPIPETRKKRKPNASGSRKQSPSWDHFTRVPDHEVQDPTAACNYCGKRYLCDSKIHGTSNLGAHTRVCPKYPYAVINDSSQTVLSFKPGEGNDMVAASQRFNLKACRNAVVMFVVLDEHSFSKVEGDGFKILCRTLQPQFTAPSRQTVARDCFQLFLDEKVKLKKFFRTECRRVALTTDCWTSCQNTGYLTLTAHFIDNEWNYQKRIISFAEVINHKGDTIGRKIEEILRDWGLRNVSTITVDNASSNDGAVSYLKTRLKNFNGLVLDGQFLHMRCCAHILNLVVNDGLVDLNSSINSIRGAIRFVRSSSQRKNKFKECIQFSNISSKKLVCLDVPTRWNSTYLMLDAAEKLQVAFEKIEFEDRNYVLHFDKPLTPPKSIDWENARAFVRFLKIFYDATKIFSASVHLSIHTAFHQLCFIYT; encoded by the coding sequence ATGGAGCAGCCTAATCAAAATTTGCCTAACATAGTGCCTGAACAAACAATAGGAGGTCGTGGAGATCAGCCGATTAACCAGCCAGCCGTTGCAATTGAAGCTGGTGGAGCTGAGCCTGCTAGAGCTGAACCAGCCCTTCCTCCTATTCCAGAAACTCGTAAGAAGAGGAAGCCAAATGCAAGTGGTTCTAGAAAACAATCACCCTCATGGGACCACTTCACGAGAGTGCCTGATCATGAAGTTCAAGATCCCACTGCTGCATGTAATTATTGTGGTAAGAGATATCTCTGTGATTCTAAGATTCATGGTACATCAAATCTGGGTGCTCATACTAGAGTTTGTCCCAAATATCCTTATGCTGTTATCAATGACTCTAGTCAAACAGTCCTATCTTTTAAGCCAGGAGAAGGTAATGATATGGTTGCAGCGAGTCAAAGGTTCAATCTTAAAGCATGTAGGAATGCAGTTGTCATGTTTGTTGTCTTAGATGAGCATTCATTTTCAAAAGTTGAGGGTGATGGGTTTAAGATTTTGTGTAGAACACTACAGCCACAATTTACTGCCCCTTCAAGGCAAACAGTTGCTAGGGATTGTTTCCAACTATTCCTAGATGAAAAAgtgaagttaaaaaaattctttagaACTGAGTGTAGGAGAGTTGCCCTTACCACTGATTGCTGGACTTCTTGTCAAAACACTGGTTATTTGACCTTAACTGCTCATTTTATTGACAATGAGTGGAACTATCAAAAGAGAATCATTAGTTTTGCCGAAGTTATCAACCACAAAGGGGATACCATAGGTAGGAAAATAGAAGAGATTTTGAGGGATTGGGGACTAAGGAATGTTTCCACTATCACAGTTGATAATGCCTCATCAAACGATGGTGCTGTGTCTTATTTAAAAACAAGATTGAAAAACTTCAATGGGCTTGTGTTAGATGGACAGTTCCTCCATATGAGGTGTTGTGCTCACATCTTGAACTTAGTAGTAAATGACGGGTTGGTAGACCTCAATTCCTCCATTAATAGCATTCGAGGTGCTATTAGGTTTGTGAGGTCTTCAtcacaaagaaaaaataagtttaagGAGTGCATCCAATTTTCCAATATTTCCTCCAAAAAACTTGTGTGCCTTGATGTTCCAACTAGATGGAACTCAACATATCTAATGCTAGATGCTGCGGAGAAGTTGCAAGTTGCATTTGAAAAGATTGAGTTTGAGGATCGTAACTATGTTCTGCACTTTGACAAACCTCTAACTCCCCCTAAGAGTATTGATTGGGAGAATGCAAGAGCATTTGTAAGATTTCTTAAGATTTTTTATGATGCCACCAAAATTTTTTCAGCATCTGTGCATTTAAGTATCCATACTGCCTTTCATCAACTCTGTttcatttatacttaa